A single Sphingomonas kaistensis DNA region contains:
- a CDS encoding polysaccharide biosynthesis/export family protein — translation MRLTSRLPLAAALASAITLTGCVDKPGGPIPYNVALAPPDQPRALSLEENYRIAPLDTVTVNVFRQKDLSGDYEVDLTGRISMPLIGTVEAVDLTAAQLDQKITAAYSQKYLVNPDVAVGVKSSTRRSVTVDGAVKSSGSFPVNGPLSLLQAIALSGGATDDANLRRVAVFRTVSGQRQAAAFDLQQIRRGQAPDPAIYAGDIVVVDGSRVKETQKRILSNIPILSIFRPF, via the coding sequence ATGCGTTTGACGTCAAGACTTCCCCTGGCTGCGGCCCTTGCCTCGGCAATCACGCTCACGGGCTGCGTCGACAAGCCCGGTGGTCCCATCCCCTACAACGTGGCGCTGGCCCCGCCGGACCAGCCGCGTGCGCTCAGCCTCGAGGAAAATTACCGCATCGCGCCGCTCGATACGGTAACCGTGAACGTGTTTCGCCAGAAGGATCTGTCGGGCGATTATGAGGTCGATCTGACCGGCCGCATCAGCATGCCGTTGATCGGCACGGTGGAAGCTGTGGACCTGACCGCAGCGCAGCTCGATCAGAAGATCACCGCCGCCTACAGCCAGAAGTATCTCGTCAATCCGGACGTGGCGGTGGGGGTCAAGTCGTCGACCCGCCGTTCGGTGACCGTCGACGGCGCGGTGAAGTCGAGCGGTTCGTTCCCGGTCAACGGCCCGCTCAGCCTGCTGCAGGCGATCGCGCTCTCCGGCGGCGCTACCGATGACGCCAACCTGCGCCGCGTGGCGGTTTTCCGCACGGTGTCGGGCCAGCGGCAGGCCGCCGCCTTCGATCTCCAGCAGATCCGCCGCGGGCAGGCACCCGATCCCGCCATCTACGCCGGCGACATCGTGGTGGTGGACGGATCCCGGGTGAAGGAAACGCAGAAGCGGATCCTCAGCAACATCCCGATCCTCTCCATTTTCCGGCCCTTCTGA